A genomic stretch from Hoplias malabaricus isolate fHopMal1 chromosome 4, fHopMal1.hap1, whole genome shotgun sequence includes:
- the LOC136694972 gene encoding protocadherin gamma-A11-like, whose amino-acid sequence MTAGGQRSKRDHCWVVLCFFLLRPFEEEQVSAQVRYSIPEERKEGYVVGNLAKDLGLDVGALVDRRFRIVSGSKEALFQVNQNSGALYVLRRIDREEICDGNVACILNLKIAVEGPLEIHHVGVEVTDINDHSPSFPEKEKILEIAENRLTGARFQLQAARDPDIGVNSVRVYKISQNEHFELQVRERGEEQIPYLVLQKHLDREKKAEHRITLTASDGGTPPKSGALNVTIVVLDSNDNPPVFSQDVYSTTVAENAEPGVLILKVSATDLDEGPNGDVVYSFGSEVSTRIRDMFSMDNKTGEIRMKGVLDFENNEVYKLDIQATDKGQPPLTGESGIIIKIVDVNDNTPEIEITALTNEISEGSQPGTVISLISVTDKDSGVNGKVICRLNDNIPFELKPSVQDNMFSLVTNNRLDRELVSQYDITITAVDLGQPPLSSSKTLKIRVSDVNDNRPEFPVNPLHLYLPENNAPGASICSVHAFDKDINENAVISYHIPRGDGALSDMTSFLNINPETGVIHALKSFDFESVKWFQFHVLATDSGSPALSSNVSVKVFILDQNDNAPVILSPVSANGSAEGLEEVPRNVNAGHLVTKVRAYDADIGYNGWLLFSLQEVSDHSLFGLERYTGQIRTLRSFTETDEARHKLLVLVKDNGNVSLSATATVLIKVVEPKEAFAASDVPNAVKDEEDSDVTFYLTITLGSVSVLFVLSVIVLIVMQCSKSTHYSSKDLQDTNYDGTLCHSIQYRSGDKRYMLVGPRMSIGSTIVPGSNGNTLVVPDRRSRASVETVSV is encoded by the exons ATGACTGCCGGAGGACAAAGGAGTAAACGTGACCACTGCTGGGTTGTGCTGTGCTTCTTTCTGCTGCGTCCGTTTGAGGAGGAGCAGGTTTCGGCTCAGGTGCGCTACTCTATTCCAGAGGAGCGGAAAGAGGGGTACGTTGTGGGGAATCTTGCTAAGGATTTGGGTCTTGATGTCGGTGCTCTGGTGGACAGACGCTTTCGTATCGTGTCTGGATCTAAGGAGGCGCTTTTCCAGGTAAATCAGAACAGCGGCGCCTTGTATGTGCTCAGGAGAATCGACAGAGAGGAGATCTGTGATGGAAATGTTGCCTGCATTTTGAATCTTAAAATAGCAGTAGAGGGTCCTCTAGAGATCCACCACGTAGGGGTAGAGGTCACAGACATTAACGACCACTCACCCAGCTTTCCCgagaaagagaaaatactgGAAATAGCAGAGAACAGACTCACGGGGGCACGTTTCCAGCTCCAGGCCGCGCGTGACCCTGATATCGGCGTCAATTCAGTCCGTGTGTATAAAATAAGTCAGAACGAGCACTTCGAATTACAAGTCCGAGAGCGTGGAGAAGAACAAATCCCTTACCTCGTTTTACAGAAACATTTGGACCGCGAGAAAAAGGCGGAGCATAGAATCACACTCACCGCAAGCGATGGTGGCACTCCACCAAAATCAGGGGCTCTCAATGTCACCATCGTGGTTCTAGACTCAAACGATAACCCCCCTGTTTTCAGCCAAGATGTGTATTCCACCACAGTGGCAGAAAACGCGGAGCCTGGAGTCCTGATCCTGAAGGTGAGTGCTACGGATTTAGATGAAGGTCCTAATGGAGATGTGGTCTACTCTTTTGGGTCTGAGGTGAGCACGAGAATCCGAGATATGTTCAGTATGGACAACAAGACTGGGGAGATTCGAATGAAGGGTGTCCTTGATTTTGAGAACAATGAAGTCTATAAGTTAGATATTCAAGCAACAGATAAAGGCCAGCCACCATTAACTGGTGAAAGTGGAATTATCATAAAAATAGTGGATGTAAACGACAACACTCCTGAAATAGAGATCACAGCACTCACCAATGAGATATCTGAAGGTTCCCAGCCTGGCACTGTCATCTCTCTGATCAGTGTTACAGATAAGGACTCCGGTGTGAACGGTAAAGTGATCTGTCGCCTTAATGACAACATACCATTTGAGTTGAAACCATCTGTGCAGGACAACATGTTTTCCTTAGTGACCAATAACCGCCTGGACAGAGAGCTGGTTTCTCAGTACGACATCACCATCACTGCAGTGGATCTGGGTCAGCCACCTTTATCCTCCTCCAAGACGCTGAAAATACGGGTGTCGGATGTAAACGACAATAGACCAGAGTTTCCTGTCAACCCTCTTCACCTGTACCTTCCTGAAAACAACGCCCCTGGAGCATCCATATGTTCTGTCCACGCCTTTGACAAAGACATTAATGAGAACGCTGTGATCTCATACCACATTCCCAGAGGAGATGGAGCACTGAGCGACATGACGTCATTCCTGAACATCAACCCCGAAACCGGCGTCATCCACGCGCTGAAGAGCTTCGACTTTGAGAGCGTGAAGTGGTTCCAGTTCCACGTGCTCGCTACAGACTCTGGAAGTCCAGCTCTGAGCAGCAACGTCTCAGTGAAGGTGTTCATTCTGGATCAGAACGACAACGCTCCAGTGATCTTATCTCCAGTCAGCGCTAACGGATCTGCTGAAGGGCTGGAGGAGGTCCCCCGCAACGTGAACGCAGGACATCTGGTCACTAAGGTCCGAGCCTACGACGCAGATATCGGCTACAACGGCTGGCTGCTGTTCTCCCTGCAGGAAGTGAGTGACCACAGTCTGTTTGGTCTGGAGCGCTACACGGGACAGATAAGGACCCTTCGGTCGTTCACGGAAACAGACGAGGCTCGGCATAAACTGCTCGTACTGGTCAAAGACAATGGCAACGTGTCCCTCTCGGCGACGGCGACCGTGCTCATCAAAGTTGTGGAGCCCAAAGAGGCTTTTGCAGCTTCTGATGTTCCCAACGCAGTCAAAGACGAGGAGGACAGTGACGTGACTTTTTATCTGACCATCACTCTGGGCTCGGTCTCAGTGCTGTTTGTGCTCAGTGTCATTGTCCTGATTGTAATGCAGTGCTCCAAATCTACACACTATTCTTCCAAGGATTTACAAGATACAAATTATGACGGGACTCTGTGCCACAGCATCCAGTACAGATCCGGAGATAAGCGCTACATGTTAGTGGGCCCCAGAATGAGTATCGGTTCTACTATAGTACCGGGCAGTAACGGGAACACTCTGGTGGTACCGGACCGCAGGAGCAGAGCCTCTGTGGAG ACGGTGTCAGTGTAA
- the LOC136694973 gene encoding protocadherin alpha-3-like, whose protein sequence is MEAGAHRPVWKDWWIPLCLSLLLCFAELVSCQIRYSLPEEVKEGSVVGNIAKDLGLDLSTLGSRRFRIVSGSKDAFFRADQDNGVMYVVKKLDREELCGGNGACLMNLKIAVENPLEIHHVIVEVTDINDNVPSFSERRQHFEIAEHTPIGTSFQLHAARDQDTAPNSIRSYKLSQNDNFEIDTKTSDEDKIPFLVLKKALDREHTADYRLLVTAVDGGTTPKSGTLNVTVTVLDINDNRPVFSQNTYSAVLAENAPVGTVVTTVNATDRDQGSNSEIEYSFSKTLKREVYDVFQLDAATGEIRVKGEVDFEDTEVFKLDVQASDKGQPPLTVESRVVIKVLDLNDNEPEIDVTSLSNVVAEDSKVGTVISLISVSDKDSGLNGRVVCTLSDGVPFELKPSFQENTYSLETKEKLDREEVSRYDIVITATDLGSPPLSSMKTMSVLVSDVNDNSPQFPHSFLELYLLENNAPGASIFSVTATDQDSDDNAAITYNILRGAGAHSDMTSFLNINPETGVIHALKSFDFESVKWFQFHVLATDSGSPALSSNVSVKVFILDQNDNAPVILSPVSANGSAEGLEEVPRNVNAGHLVTKVRAYDADIGYNGWLLFSLQEVSDHSLFGLERYTGQIRTLRPFTETDEAQHKLLVLVKDNGNVSLSATATVLIKVVEPKEAFAASDVPNAVKDEEDSDVTFYLTITLGSVSVLFVLSVIVLIVMQCSKSTHYSSKDLQDTNYDGTLCHSIQYRSGDKRYMLVGPRMSIGSTIVPGSNGNTLVVPDRRSRASVEVGVIINIFFKFPYIALPQCMSWFSSGME, encoded by the coding sequence ATGGAGGCTGGAGCTCACAGACCCGTTTGGAAAGACTGGTGGATTCCCCTGTGTTTGTCTCTGCTGCTGTGCTTCGCGGAGCTGGTGTCGTGTCAGATACGGTACTCTCTTCCCGAGGAGGTGAAGGAGGGCTCGGTAGTGGGAAACATTGCGAAGGATTTAGGTCTTGACTTGAGTACGTTGGGGAGCAGACGGTTTCGGATCGTATCTGGGTCCAAAGACGCATTTTTCCGTGCGGACCAGGACAATGGCGTCATGTACGTTGTAAAGAAGCTGgacagagaggagctgtgtggcgGGAACGGCGCCTGTTTGATGAATCTGAAAATCGCGGTTGAGAATCCTCTGGAAATCCACCACGTTATTGTGGAAGTGACGGATATCAACGACAACGTTCCCAGTTTTTCGGAGAGGCGTCAGCATTTTGAGATCGCGGAACATACCCCTATAGGGACGAGCTTTCAGCTGCACGCGGCGCGTGACCAGGACACGGCGCCGAACTCAATCCGCAGCTATAAACTAAGTCAGAACGACAATTTTGAAATTGACACAAAGACCAGCGATGAGGATAAAATACCGTTCCTGGTGTTGAAGAAAGCGCTTGACCGCGAGCACACGGCGGATTACCGTCTGCTTGTAACAGCGGTGGACGGTGGAACCACCCCAAAATCAGGTACCCTCAACGTCACCGTTACAGTTCTTGATATAAACGATAATCGCCCTGTGTTCAGCCAAAACACATACTCCGCGGTCTTAGCGGAAAACGCGCCTGTTGGCACCGTTGTGACCACCGTCAACGCGACTGACCGCGACCAGGGCTCCAACAGCGAGATCGAATACAGTTTTTCCAAAACGTTGAAGCGCGAGGTTTACGACGTGTTTCAGTTGGATGCTGCTACAGGTGAGATACGAGTCAAAGGTGAAGTGGACTTTGAGGACACAGAGGTCTTTAAACTAGACGTGCAGGCCTCTGACAAAGGGCAGCCTCCTCTGACCGTGGAGAGCAGGGTGGTCATAAAGGTTTTAGACCTGAATGACAATGAACCGGAGATTGATGTAACGTCTTTGTCCAACGTGGTGGCCGAGGACTCTAAAGTCGGCACCGTTATATCCTTAATCAGCGTCTCGGACAAAGACTCCGGCCTTAACGGGAGGGTCGTTTGCACTCTTTCAGATGGAGTCCCTTTCGAGCTCAAACCGTCCTTTCAAGAAAACACGTATTCCTTAGAGACGAAGGAGAAATTAGACCGCGAGGAGGTCTCACGCTACGACATTGTTATAACAGCCACAGACCTGGGGAGCCCTCCATTGTCCAGCATGAAAACAATGAGTGTGCTGGTGTCTGATGTGAATGATAACAGTCCACAGTTTCCTCACAGCTTTCTAGAACTGTACTTGCTGGAAAATAATGCCCCCGGGGCATCTATCTTCTCCGTGACTGCAACTGACCAAGACTCAGATGATAACGCAGCAATAACCTACAACATACTGAGAGGAGCGGGAGCACACAGCGACATGACGTCATTCCTGAACATCAACCCGGAAACCGGCGTCATCCACGCGCTGAAGAGCTTCGACTTTGAGAGCGTGAAGTGGTTCCAGTTCCACGTGCTCGCTACAGACTCTGGAAGTCCAGCTCTGAGCAGCAACGTCTCAGTGAAGGTGTTCATTCTGGATCAGAACGACAATGCTCCAGTGATCTTATCTCCAGTCAGCGCTAACGGATCTGCTGAAGGGCTGGAGGAGGTCCCCCGCAACGTGAACGCAGGACATCTGGTCACTAAGGTCCGAGCCTACGACGCAGATATCGGCTACAACGGCTGGCTGCTGTTCTCCCTGCAGGAAGTGAGTGACCACAGTCTGTTTGGTCTGGAGCGCTACACGGGACAGATAAGGACCCTTCGGCCGTTCACGGAAACAGACGAGGCTCAGCATAAACTGCTCGTACTGGTTAAAGACAACGGCAACGTGTCCCTCTCGGCGACAGCGACCGTGCTCATCAAAGTTGTGGAGCCCAAAGAGGCTTTTGCAGCTTCTGATGTTCCCAACGCAGTCAAAGACGAGGAGGACAGTGACGTGACTTTTTATCTGACCATCACTCTGGGCTCGGTCTCAGTGCTGTTTGTGCTCAGTGTCATTGTCCTGATTGTAATGCAGTGCTCCAAATCTACACACTATTCCTCCAAGGATTTACAAGATACAAATTATGACGGGACTCTGTGCCACAGCATCCAGTACAGATCCGGAGATAAGCGCTACATGTTAGTGGGCCCCAGAATGAGTATCGGTTCTACTATAGTACCGGGCAGTAACGGGAACACTCTGGTGGTACCGGACCGCAGGAGCAGAGCCTCTGTGGAGGTAGGAGtgattataaacattttttttaaatttccctACATCGCTCTGCCACAGTGCATGAGCTGGTTCAGTTCTGGTATGGAATAA
- the LOC136694975 gene encoding protocadherin alpha-3-like, whose amino-acid sequence MEDGRQRRRCEGRRIALWISSLLFLVERVSTQIRYSIPEEVKKGHTVGNIAKDLGLEVSALADRHFRIVSGAEDALFQVNPNNGVLSVHRKIDREELCGRNKACTVNLKIVVENPLEIHYVEVEVVDVNDNTPVFPEVSVYLEIPEHTLPGARFELPAARDLDAGINSVRSYKLAQNEHFQLQLRDGDDEDKIVFLVLQKQLDREKHDRHTLLLTALDGGTPPKSGALNITVSVSDINDNRPVFTQETYTVTLNENAPIGTVVATVNASDADEGINGELVYTLRRSSQSKLTEVFHLDSVTGQISVKGNVDHEENEVYRLNVQATDKGTPPMTADCRVVIKVLDVNDNKPEIDVTSLSSNVPEDSKRETVIALVSVRDKDSGLNGRVICSLSDNVPFELKPSVKDNMYSIVTKGLLDRELVSYYELTITATDLGRPPQSSHKTITVQVADVNDNSPEFSQNPLELYLLENNSPGASLFSVTATDKDLNDNAAITYSIIREGSSHSDMTSFLNINPETGVIHALKSFDFESVKWFQFHVLATDSGSPALSSNVSVKVFILDQNDNAPVILSPVSANGSAEGLEEVPRNVNAGHLVTKVRAYDADIGYNGWLLFSLQEVSDHSLFGLERYTGQIRTLRPFTETDEARHKLLVLVKDNGNVSLSATATVLIKVVEPKEAFAASDVPNAVKDEEDSDVTFYLTITLGSVSVLFVLSVIVLIVMQCSKSTHYSSKDLQDTNYDGTLCHSIQYRSGDKRYMLVGPRMSIGSTIVPGSNGNTLVVPDRRSRASGERMPTARTAMLFHLGAEATFTDYII is encoded by the exons ATGGAGGACGGCAGACAAAGGCGCAGATGCGAGGGCAGGCGGATTGCTCTGTGGATCTCATCGCTGCTGTTTTTGGTGGAGCGTGTATCCACTCAGATACGCTACTCTATTCCAGAGGAGGTGAAAAAGGGGCACACTGTGGGAAACATTGCGAAGGATTTGGGTCTTGAGGTCAGTGCTTTAGCGGACAGGCACTTTCGGATCGTTTCTGGAGCCGAGGACGCTCTTTTCCAGGTAAACCCGAACAATGGCGTGTTGTCGGTTCATAGGAAGATTGACAGAGAGGAGCTGTGCGGCAGAAACAAAGCTTGCACCGTAAACCTGAAAATCGTGGTCGAGAACCCTTTGGAAATACATTACGTTGAGGTAGAAGTGGTTGATGTTAATGATAACACTCCCGTTTTTCCAGAAGTCAGTGTGTATTTAGAAATACCTGAACATACGCTACCAGGGGCACGATTTGAGCTACCGGCAGCACGTGACCTGGACGCTGGGATCAATTCTGTCCGCTCTTATAAATTAGCACAGAACGAGCATTTTCAGTTGCAGCTGAGAGACGGCGATGACGAGGATAAAATCGTGTTCTTAGTTTTACAAAAGCAGttagacagagaaaaacacGACCGACACACCCTGCTTCTCACTGCGCTGGACGGAGGGACCCCTCCAAAATCTGGCGCTTTGAACATCACAGTTTCGGTTAGTGATATCAACGACAACAGGCCTGTTTTCACTCAGGAAACCTACACGGTGACGTTAAACGAGAATGCACCAATAGGAACGGTTGTTGCTACCGTCAATGCCAGTGACGCAGACGAGGGTATAAATGGTGAGCTGGTGTATACCCTCAGGAGGTCCTCACAATCCAAACTGACCGAGGTGTTTCATTTAGACAGCGTCACTGGTCAGATCAGTGTGAAAGGAAACGTTGACCATGAGGAGAATGAGGTGTACAGGTTAAATGTCCAGGCCACTGACAAGGGAACACCTCCGATGACCGCAGACTGTAGGGTTGTCATAAAAGTTCTAGACGTGAACGATAATAAACCTGAAATAGATGTGACGTCACTGTCCAGCAACGTCCCTGAGGACTCTAAGCGGGAAACAGTGATTGCTCTGGTTAGTGTTAGGGACAAAGACTCTGGACTCAATGGCAGGGTCATCTGCAGTCTTTCAGATAACGTACCATTCGAGTTAAAACCCTCAGTCAAAGACAACATGTACTCGATAGTGACCAAAGGCCTCTTAGATCGAGAACTTGTGTCTTACTATGAGCTTACGATAACAGCAACGGACCTAGGTCGGCCCCCACAGTCCTCCCACAAAACCATAACAGTGCAGGTGGCTGACGTCAACGACAACAGTCCTGAGTTCTCCCAGAATCCGCTTGAACTTTATCTGCTGGAGAATAACTCCCCTGGAGCGTCCTTATTCTCCGTTACTGCAACTGACAAAGATTTAAATGACAACGCAGCAATCACGTACTCCATCATCAGAGAGGGCAGTTCACACAGCGACATGACGTCATTCCTGAACATCAACCCCGAAACCGGCGTCATCCACGCGCTGAAGAGCTTCGACTTTGAGAGCGTGAAGTGGTTCCAGTTCCACGTGCTCGCTACAGACTCTGGAAGTCCAGCTCTGAGCAGCAACGTCTCAGTGAAGGTGTTCATTCTGGATCAGAACGACAACGCTCCAGTGATCTTATCTCCAGTCAGCGCTAACGGATCTGCTGAAGGGCTGGAGGAGGTCCCCCGCAACGTGAACGCAGGACATCTGGTCACTAAGGTCCGAGCCTACGACGCAGATATCGGCTACAACGGCTGGCTGCTGTTCTCCCTGCAGGAAGTGAGTGACCACAGTCTGTTTGGTCTGGAGCGCTACACGGGACAGATAAGGACCCTTCGGCCGTTCACGGAAACAGACGAGGCTCGGCATAAACTGCTCGTACTGGTCAAAGACAACGGCAACGTGTCCCTCTCGGCGACAGCGACCGTGCTCATCAAAGTTGTGGAGCCCAAAGAGGCTTTTGCAGCTTCTGATGTTCCCAACGCAGTCAAAGACGAGGAGGACAGTGACGTGACTTTTTATCTGACCATCACTCTGGGCTCGGTCTCAGTGCTGTTTGTGCTCAGTGTCATTGTCCTGATTGTAATGCAGTGCTCCAAATCTACACACTATTCCTCCAAGGATTTACAAGATACAAATTATGACGGGACTCTGTGCCACAGCATCCAGTACAGATCCGGAGATAAGCGCTACATGTTAGTGGGCCCCAGAATGAGTATCGGTTCTACTATAGTACCGGGCAGTAACGGGAACACTCTGGTGGTACCGGACCGCAGGAGCAGAGCCTCTGGGGAG CGCATGCCCACTGCGAGGACTGCGATGTTGTTTCATCTCGGAGCTGAAGCGACGTTTACGGACTACATTATTTAA